The following proteins come from a genomic window of Synechococcus sp. BIOS-E4-1:
- the rpsQ gene encoding 30S ribosomal protein S17 — protein sequence MALKERVGTVVSDKMDKTVVVAVENRFPHPIYQKTVSRTTRYKAHDENNTVRVGDRVRITETRPLSRHKRWAIAEVLSHSPKAEEVNK from the coding sequence ATGGCACTCAAGGAAAGGGTCGGCACCGTCGTCAGCGACAAGATGGACAAAACGGTGGTGGTTGCGGTGGAAAACCGCTTTCCCCACCCCATCTACCAGAAGACGGTCAGCCGTACCACCCGCTACAAAGCTCACGACGAGAACAACACTGTTCGCGTTGGTGACCGTGTTCGCATCACCGAGACCCGTCCGCTCAGCCGTCACAAGCGCTGGGCCATCGCAGAGGTGCTCAGCCACAGCCCGAAGGCTGAGGAGGTCAACAAATGA
- the rpsC gene encoding 30S ribosomal protein S3, protein MGHKIHPTGLRLGITQEHRSRWYAPSKSYPSLLQEDDRIRKFIHKKYGSAGISDVLIARKADQLEVELKTARPGVLVGRQGSGIEELRSGIQKTVGDLNRQVRINVVEVERVDADAFLLAEYIAQQLEKRVAFRRTIRMAVQRAQRAGVLGLKIQVSGRLNGAEIARTEWTREGRVPLHTLRADIDYATKVASTTYGVLGIKVWVFKGEVLGDEAQQQLPVGATPRRRAGRRPQQFEDRSNEG, encoded by the coding sequence ATGGGACACAAAATCCATCCAACCGGCTTACGCCTGGGGATCACCCAGGAGCACCGGTCACGCTGGTACGCACCCAGCAAGAGTTATCCGAGCCTCCTTCAGGAGGACGATCGGATTCGCAAGTTCATCCACAAGAAATACGGCTCAGCCGGTATCAGTGATGTGCTGATCGCCCGCAAGGCCGATCAGCTGGAAGTTGAGCTGAAAACCGCACGTCCTGGCGTGTTGGTTGGACGCCAGGGCAGCGGCATCGAAGAGCTGCGCTCCGGCATCCAGAAAACCGTCGGTGATCTGAACCGTCAGGTTCGGATCAATGTGGTCGAAGTCGAGCGTGTCGACGCCGATGCTTTCCTGCTTGCCGAATACATCGCTCAGCAACTTGAGAAGCGTGTGGCGTTCCGTCGCACGATTCGCATGGCCGTGCAGCGGGCACAGCGAGCTGGCGTTCTGGGCCTGAAAATCCAGGTTTCAGGCCGTCTCAATGGTGCTGAGATCGCTCGCACCGAGTGGACGCGAGAAGGTCGGGTGCCTCTGCACACCCTTCGCGCTGACATCGACTACGCCACCAAGGTCGCCAGTACCACCTACGGGGTACTCGGCATCAAGGTCTGGGTGTTTAAGGGCGAAGTGCTGGGTGATGAAGCCCAGCAACAGCTGCCTGTGGGGGCAACCCCGCGGCGTCGGGCCGGTCGCAGGCCCCAACAGTTCGAAGACCGCTCCAACGAGGGTTGA
- the rplP gene encoding 50S ribosomal protein L16, with protein sequence MLSPKRVKFRKQQRGRMRGVATRGNTIAFGQFALQAQECGWITSRQIEASRRAMTRYVKRGGKIWIRIFPDKPVTMRAAETRMGSGKGNPEFWVAVIKPGRILFEMGGDEITPEIAKEAMRLAQYKLPVKTKFITLDEQEQTSGAQAPAAAAATVES encoded by the coding sequence ATGCTGAGTCCAAAACGCGTCAAATTCCGTAAGCAGCAACGCGGCCGCATGCGCGGTGTTGCCACTCGTGGCAACACCATCGCCTTCGGCCAGTTCGCTCTGCAGGCACAGGAGTGTGGCTGGATCACCTCCCGCCAGATCGAGGCCAGTCGTCGTGCCATGACCCGCTACGTCAAGCGTGGCGGCAAAATCTGGATCAGGATTTTCCCTGACAAGCCGGTCACCATGCGCGCTGCCGAAACCCGAATGGGTTCAGGTAAGGGCAACCCGGAATTCTGGGTGGCGGTGATCAAGCCGGGCAGGATCCTGTTCGAGATGGGTGGTGACGAAATCACCCCCGAAATCGCCAAGGAAGCCATGCGCCTCGCGCAGTACAAGCTTCCTGTGAAGACCAAGTTCATCACTCTCGATGAACAGGAGCAGACATCCGGTGCGCAAGCTCCGGCTGCTGCTGCCGCCACCGTCGAGTCCTGA
- a CDS encoding 50S ribosomal protein L23, translated as MTERFTGRLADVIRRPLITEKATRALEFNQYTFEVDHRAAKPDIKAAVEQLFDVKVTGVSTMNPPRRSRRVGKFAGKRSQVKKAVVRLAEGNSIQLFPES; from the coding sequence ATGACTGAGCGCTTCACAGGACGCCTGGCGGACGTGATCCGCAGGCCCCTGATCACTGAAAAAGCCACCCGAGCGCTGGAATTCAACCAGTACACCTTCGAGGTGGATCACAGAGCTGCCAAGCCCGACATCAAAGCCGCTGTTGAGCAGCTGTTTGATGTCAAGGTCACCGGCGTGAGCACCATGAACCCTCCCCGCCGCAGTCGTCGGGTCGGCAAATTTGCCGGCAAGCGCTCGCAGGTGAAGAAGGCTGTGGTGCGCCTCGCTGAGGGCAACTCCATCCAACTCTTCCCTGAGTCCTGA
- the rplE gene encoding 50S ribosomal protein L5 — protein sequence MSLKQRYRETIQPKLLKDLSLSNVHEVPKVVKVTVNRGLGEAAANAKALEASVNELAQITGQKVVVTRAKKAIASFKIREGMPIGCAVTLRGDRMYAFLERLINLALPRIRDFRGVSPKSFDGRGNYTLGVREQIIFPEISFDKIDAIRGMDITIVTTARSDEEGRSLLREMGMPFRSN from the coding sequence ATGTCACTGAAACAGCGCTACAGGGAGACCATTCAGCCCAAATTGCTGAAAGATCTCAGTCTCTCCAACGTCCATGAAGTCCCCAAGGTGGTCAAAGTCACCGTGAATCGAGGACTTGGCGAAGCTGCCGCTAATGCCAAGGCCCTTGAGGCCTCTGTGAACGAACTTGCTCAGATCACCGGCCAGAAAGTGGTGGTGACCCGAGCCAAGAAAGCCATTGCGAGCTTCAAGATCCGCGAGGGCATGCCGATCGGCTGTGCCGTGACTCTGCGCGGTGATCGCATGTACGCCTTTCTCGAGCGACTGATCAACCTGGCACTGCCCCGCATCCGTGACTTCCGTGGCGTCAGCCCCAAAAGCTTCGACGGACGTGGCAATTACACCCTGGGGGTGAGAGAGCAGATCATCTTCCCTGAGATCTCCTTCGACAAGATCGACGCCATCAGGGGCATGGACATCACCATCGTGACCACTGCCCGTTCGGATGAAGAGGGCCGCTCCCTCCTCCGCGAGATGGGAATGCCGTTCCGCAGCAACTGA
- the rplC gene encoding 50S ribosomal protein L3, producing the protein MSIGILGKKLGMSQFFDEQGKAVPVTLIEAGPCRITQLKTTETDGYEAVQIGFGETREKLINKPAKGHLAKSGKGILRHLREYRVDDLKGLELGGAITVGDFEAGQKVDVSGDTMGRGFAGYQKRHGFSRGPMTHGSKNHREPGSTGAGTTPGRIYPGKRMAGRYGGKKITTRALTILKVDSERNLLVVKGSVPGKPGSLLNIRPANRVGSKPAKGGK; encoded by the coding sequence ATGTCCATCGGCATCCTTGGGAAGAAACTGGGTATGTCCCAGTTCTTCGACGAGCAAGGCAAAGCCGTCCCGGTCACCTTGATCGAGGCGGGGCCTTGCCGGATCACCCAACTCAAGACCACTGAAACTGACGGCTATGAAGCCGTACAGATCGGCTTTGGCGAAACACGCGAAAAGCTGATCAACAAGCCCGCCAAGGGTCACCTCGCTAAATCCGGCAAAGGGATCCTCCGCCACCTGCGTGAATATCGCGTCGACGACCTCAAGGGTCTCGAGCTGGGTGGAGCCATCACCGTGGGTGATTTTGAAGCAGGCCAGAAGGTCGACGTCAGCGGCGACACCATGGGTCGTGGCTTCGCCGGTTATCAGAAGCGTCATGGCTTCAGCCGAGGTCCGATGACCCACGGCTCGAAGAACCATCGTGAGCCCGGTTCAACCGGTGCCGGCACCACACCTGGTCGGATCTATCCCGGCAAGCGGATGGCTGGTCGCTACGGCGGCAAGAAAATCACCACGCGGGCTCTCACCATTCTCAAGGTGGACAGTGAGCGGAACCTGCTTGTGGTCAAGGGCTCTGTTCCTGGCAAGCCTGGATCGCTTTTGAACATCCGGCCCGCCAATCGCGTGGGTTCCAAGCCCGCCAAAGGAGGTAAGTGA
- a CDS encoding NAD(P)H-quinone oxidoreductase subunit N — protein MPLLLSGRGFRRELESAGVMAVHAPLEGGAETRLLRRLRAAGYRTHITSARGLGDPEVFLFQKHGVRPPHLGHQSVGRGAAVGEVQEVMPQLGEMLLGNKPVVLWLIEGQVLSRSELLSLCDLCRREPRLKLVVEMGGARSLRWQPMTRLLGA, from the coding sequence ATGCCGTTGCTGCTTTCAGGTCGGGGTTTCCGCCGTGAACTGGAATCTGCCGGTGTCATGGCAGTCCATGCTCCGCTTGAAGGCGGCGCAGAGACTCGCCTGCTGAGGCGTCTGCGTGCTGCCGGTTACCGCACCCATATCACCTCGGCACGAGGTCTCGGAGATCCTGAGGTGTTCCTCTTTCAGAAACATGGCGTGCGCCCTCCACATCTCGGACATCAAAGTGTCGGACGTGGCGCAGCAGTTGGTGAGGTGCAGGAGGTCATGCCCCAGCTCGGAGAGATGTTGCTGGGTAATAAACCTGTTGTTCTCTGGTTGATCGAGGGGCAGGTGTTGTCTCGATCTGAGTTGCTTTCCCTGTGTGATCTTTGTCGGCGTGAGCCGCGTTTGAAGCTGGTTGTGGAAATGGGTGGTGCCCGCAGCCTCCGCTGGCAGCCGATGACACGGCTGCTGGGAGCCTGA
- the rpsS gene encoding 30S ribosomal protein S19: MGRSLKKGPFIADSLLRKVEKQNAADDKSVIKTWSRASTILPMMIGHTIAVHNGRTHVPVFVTEQMVGHKLGEFAPTRTFKGHIKDKKGGR; this comes from the coding sequence ATGGGACGTTCACTTAAAAAAGGCCCCTTCATTGCCGACAGCCTGCTTCGCAAGGTTGAAAAGCAAAACGCCGCCGATGACAAGTCGGTGATCAAAACGTGGTCGAGGGCTTCCACGATCCTGCCGATGATGATCGGCCACACAATCGCGGTTCACAACGGCCGCACCCACGTGCCGGTCTTCGTGACCGAACAGATGGTGGGCCACAAGCTCGGCGAATTCGCCCCCACCCGCACCTTCAAAGGCCACATCAAAGACAAGAAAGGAGGCCGCTGA
- the rplX gene encoding 50S ribosomal protein L24 has translation MATATPKSAAAKRIKMRLRKGDTVQVITGKDKGKTGEVLRTLPNENRVIVEGINMRTRHVKPTQEGESGRIVTEEASLHASNVMIYSTDKKVTSRVELITEKDGSKKRRLKKTGEVID, from the coding sequence ATGGCTACCGCAACACCGAAATCCGCCGCAGCGAAGCGCATCAAGATGCGTCTGCGCAAAGGCGACACCGTTCAAGTGATCACCGGCAAGGACAAGGGCAAGACCGGAGAGGTCTTGCGCACCCTGCCCAATGAAAACCGCGTGATCGTGGAGGGCATCAATATGCGCACCCGCCACGTCAAACCCACCCAGGAGGGTGAAAGCGGTCGGATCGTCACTGAAGAGGCTTCACTGCATGCCTCCAACGTGATGATCTACTCCACAGACAAGAAGGTGACCAGCCGAGTCGAGCTGATCACTGAGAAGGACGGCAGCAAAAAGCGCCGCCTCAAGAAAACCGGCGAGGTGATCGACTGA
- the rplN gene encoding 50S ribosomal protein L14, with protein MIQQESFLTVADNSGAKRIQCIRVLGSNRRYAHVGDVIVATVKDAMPNMGVKKSDVIKAVVVRTKATLRRDTGNSIRFDDNAAVIINDDKNPKGTRVFGPVARELRDRNFTKIVSLAPEVI; from the coding sequence ATGATTCAGCAGGAATCCTTTCTCACCGTTGCTGACAACAGCGGCGCCAAGCGCATCCAGTGCATCCGCGTACTGGGAAGCAACCGTCGCTACGCCCATGTCGGCGACGTGATCGTGGCCACCGTCAAGGACGCCATGCCCAACATGGGCGTGAAAAAGTCCGATGTGATCAAGGCCGTGGTGGTCCGCACCAAAGCCACACTTCGTCGTGACACCGGCAACTCCATCCGGTTTGACGACAACGCAGCCGTCATCATTAACGACGACAAAAACCCCAAGGGCACTCGTGTCTTTGGACCTGTGGCCCGCGAACTGCGCGACCGGAACTTCACCAAAATCGTCTCCCTCGCTCCGGAGGTGATCTGA
- the rplD gene encoding 50S ribosomal protein L4: MANCVVRDWQGKEAGKASLDLKVAKETTAVDLMHRAVLRQQAHSRQGTASTLTRAEVRGGGRKPYKQKGTGRARQGSIRTPLRPGGGIVFGPKPRTYNLAMNRKERRLALRTALMARIDDVIVVKDFGAALEAPKTREVVDALGRLGVAADAKVLIVLSAPSEVVRRSVRNLEKVKLITADQLNVFDLLNANSLVLGEEAVATIQEVYGDD, encoded by the coding sequence ATGGCCAATTGTGTCGTTCGTGACTGGCAGGGCAAGGAAGCCGGCAAAGCCTCCCTGGACCTGAAGGTGGCCAAGGAAACCACCGCCGTCGACCTGATGCACCGAGCAGTGCTGCGCCAGCAGGCCCACAGCCGTCAGGGAACCGCCAGCACCCTCACCCGTGCGGAAGTACGTGGTGGAGGTCGCAAGCCTTACAAACAGAAAGGGACCGGTCGCGCCCGTCAGGGGTCGATCCGTACGCCTCTGCGTCCAGGCGGCGGCATCGTGTTTGGTCCAAAGCCCCGCACCTACAACCTTGCGATGAATCGCAAGGAGCGTCGTCTGGCCCTGCGCACCGCGCTGATGGCCCGCATCGACGACGTGATTGTGGTGAAGGACTTCGGAGCAGCCCTCGAAGCGCCAAAAACTCGTGAAGTCGTTGACGCACTCGGGCGCCTCGGAGTTGCTGCCGACGCCAAGGTGTTGATCGTGCTCAGCGCCCCCAGTGAGGTTGTGCGGCGTTCCGTTCGCAACCTCGAGAAGGTGAAGCTGATCACGGCTGACCAGCTCAACGTCTTCGATCTGCTCAACGCCAATTCACTGGTCTTGGGCGAAGAGGCAGTCGCAACCATCCAGGAGGTCTACGGAGATGACTGA
- the rplB gene encoding 50S ribosomal protein L2: protein MAIRTFRPYTPGTRTRVVTDFSEVTGRKPERSLVVSKHRRKGRNNRGVITCRHRGGGHKRQYRIVDFRRNKHGVPAKVAAIHYDPHRNARLALLFYTDGEKRYILAPAGVSIGQTVVSGPESPIEIGNAMPLSDIPLGSSVHCVELYAGRGGQMVRTAGASAQVMAKEGDYVALKLPSTEVRLVRRECYATIGEVGNSEIRNTSLGKAGRRRWLGRRPQVRGSVMNPCDHPHGGGEGRAPIGRSGPVTPWGKPALGLKTRKRNKPSNKFVLRKRRKTSKRSRGGRDS, encoded by the coding sequence ATGGCAATCCGTACCTTCCGCCCCTACACACCCGGTACCCGCACCCGGGTCGTCACCGACTTCAGTGAAGTCACCGGCCGCAAGCCGGAGCGTTCGCTTGTGGTGTCCAAGCACCGCCGCAAGGGACGCAACAACCGCGGTGTGATCACCTGTCGCCATCGTGGCGGTGGCCACAAGCGGCAATACCGCATCGTCGATTTCCGACGCAACAAGCATGGCGTCCCCGCCAAGGTGGCCGCCATTCACTACGACCCGCACCGCAATGCGCGGCTCGCTCTTCTCTTCTACACCGATGGTGAGAAGCGATACATCCTCGCGCCAGCCGGGGTCAGCATCGGTCAGACCGTAGTGTCAGGGCCTGAATCTCCCATCGAGATCGGCAACGCCATGCCGCTCTCTGACATTCCGCTCGGTTCCAGCGTTCACTGTGTCGAGCTTTACGCCGGGCGCGGTGGACAAATGGTCCGAACTGCCGGAGCCAGCGCTCAGGTGATGGCCAAGGAGGGCGATTACGTCGCTCTGAAGCTGCCATCCACTGAGGTTCGCCTGGTGCGCCGTGAGTGCTACGCCACCATCGGCGAAGTCGGCAACTCGGAGATCCGTAACACCAGCCTGGGCAAGGCAGGGCGCCGGCGCTGGCTCGGACGCCGACCTCAGGTGCGAGGCAGTGTGATGAACCCCTGCGACCACCCCCATGGTGGTGGTGAGGGCCGAGCTCCGATCGGCCGCTCCGGTCCCGTAACCCCGTGGGGCAAGCCTGCGCTGGGGCTCAAGACCCGCAAGCGCAACAAGCCGAGTAACAAGTTCGTCCTCCGCAAACGTCGCAAGACGTCCAAGCGGAGCCGTGGCGGACGCGACTCATGA
- a CDS encoding LdpA C-terminal domain-containing domain produces MAGDDALGEGRWVKLICGASNQDLAAVADLCALYAVAGVQCVDVAADAAVVNAARTGLSWARERTGHAPWLMVSVSDGRDAHFRKAVFDPSRCPPDCPRPCERVCPADAIHAGPGVDPSRCYGCGRCLPACPLGLIETSDHRVGLDNLAPLLAELQPDALEVHTAPDRFEEFERTLDQVVASSVSLRRLAVSCGLEGHGLRAADLVTELWGRHEALRKRGFRPLWQLDGRPMSGDVGAGTARAALRLWQQVRTSAPPGPLQLAGGTNGATIGLLEGLGLPRSSGPAGVAFGGMARSIVQPLLQEAECRRTTLRDWPFGWEQALALARDLVTPWLSRP; encoded by the coding sequence ATGGCCGGTGACGATGCCCTTGGCGAGGGGCGTTGGGTCAAGTTGATCTGTGGGGCCAGCAATCAGGACCTGGCTGCGGTGGCTGATCTCTGCGCGCTTTATGCGGTTGCGGGTGTTCAGTGTGTTGATGTGGCAGCCGATGCGGCTGTTGTGAATGCTGCTCGAACGGGTCTCAGCTGGGCCCGTGAACGCACCGGTCATGCTCCCTGGTTGATGGTCAGCGTCAGCGATGGTCGCGATGCCCATTTCCGCAAGGCTGTCTTTGACCCTTCCCGCTGCCCGCCGGATTGTCCCCGGCCCTGCGAGCGAGTTTGTCCGGCTGATGCCATTCACGCCGGTCCGGGTGTCGACCCAAGCCGTTGTTATGGCTGTGGGCGCTGTTTGCCGGCTTGTCCGCTTGGACTGATTGAAACCTCCGATCATCGGGTGGGGCTCGATAATCTCGCCCCTCTGCTCGCAGAGCTGCAACCCGATGCGCTTGAGGTGCACACCGCGCCGGATCGTTTCGAGGAATTTGAACGCACGCTTGATCAGGTTGTTGCGTCCTCAGTTTCGCTGCGCAGGCTTGCGGTGAGCTGCGGACTGGAGGGGCATGGACTGCGCGCAGCGGATCTGGTTACGGAGCTCTGGGGGCGCCACGAGGCTTTGCGAAAGCGCGGGTTTCGTCCTCTCTGGCAGCTGGATGGACGTCCGATGAGTGGCGATGTCGGTGCAGGCACGGCCCGCGCGGCTCTGCGTCTCTGGCAGCAGGTCCGGACCAGCGCACCTCCCGGGCCGTTGCAGCTGGCGGGAGGCACCAACGGCGCGACAATTGGTTTGCTGGAGGGCCTGGGGCTGCCGCGTTCCAGTGGTCCTGCCGGCGTCGCCTTCGGTGGCATGGCCCGTTCGATTGTGCAACCGCTTCTGCAGGAGGCGGAATGCCGCCGGACCACATTGCGTGACTGGCCTTTTGGCTGGGAGCAGGCTCTGGCGCTGGCCCGTGATCTTGTAACCCCCTGGCTTTCACGCCCCTGA
- the rpmC gene encoding 50S ribosomal protein L29, translating into MARPNASELRQLSDADLTEQIAGLRRELFDLRFQQATRQLANTHRFKQSRTKLAQLLTVQKERLSSTAS; encoded by the coding sequence ATGGCCCGTCCCAATGCCTCCGAACTGCGTCAGCTCTCCGACGCAGACCTCACAGAGCAAATCGCCGGTCTCCGTCGAGAGCTGTTCGATCTGCGCTTCCAGCAAGCCACCAGGCAGCTGGCCAACACCCACCGCTTCAAGCAGAGCCGCACCAAGCTGGCCCAACTGCTGACGGTGCAGAAGGAGCGCCTGAGCTCCACCGCCTCCTGA
- the rplV gene encoding 50S ribosomal protein L22: MTTSSPTATTAQAHGRFIRGSVSKVRRVLDQIRGRSYRDALIMLEFMPYRSTGPITKVLRSAVANAEHNLGLDPSTLVISQASADMGPSMKRYRPRAQGRAFAIKKQTCHISIAVAAQTDS; the protein is encoded by the coding sequence ATGACAACGTCATCCCCAACGGCAACTACCGCCCAAGCCCACGGTCGCTTCATCCGCGGCTCCGTGTCCAAGGTCCGGCGGGTGCTCGATCAGATCCGCGGTCGCAGTTATCGCGATGCGCTGATCATGCTCGAGTTCATGCCGTACCGCTCCACGGGTCCCATCACCAAGGTTCTGCGTTCTGCAGTGGCCAATGCCGAGCACAACCTCGGACTTGACCCTTCAACCCTGGTGATCTCCCAGGCCAGCGCAGACATGGGTCCCTCCATGAAGCGCTACCGACCCCGCGCTCAAGGTCGCGCTTTCGCGATCAAAAAGCAGACCTGCCATATCAGCATTGCTGTGGCAGCCCAGACCGACTCCTGA